The following proteins are encoded in a genomic region of Saccharopolyspora antimicrobica:
- a CDS encoding acyl-CoA dehydrogenase family protein, giving the protein MFIELTAEQRALEAELREYFSGLVTPEERAQLAVDRHCQAHRDVVRRMGRDGWMGVGWPVEYGGRGFGDVEQLIFANEAARADVQLPSVTLQTVGPTLQAYGTPEQKAFFLPKILAGEIHFAIGYSEPDAGTDLASLRTSAVRDGGEFVVNGQKIFTTGAHDADYIWLACRTNPDAPKHKGISILIVDTTDPGYSWTPIITCDGAHHVNASYYQDVRVPESMLVGELDRGWRLITTQLNHERVMLGPAGRLAGLRERVRAWAGSRTAPDGTPLLDQPDVRRALARARADERVNELLNWQVAAAAAHGPVAIADASATKVFSSERIQELGRLLAEVVGRHGDPSDPDTAELLSWLDVHNKRNLVLTFGGGVNEVQRELIATAGLDLPRVPR; this is encoded by the coding sequence ATGTTCATCGAACTCACCGCCGAGCAGCGCGCGCTCGAAGCCGAGCTGCGGGAGTACTTCAGCGGGCTCGTCACGCCGGAGGAGCGCGCGCAGCTGGCCGTCGACCGGCACTGCCAGGCGCACCGCGACGTGGTGCGCCGGATGGGCCGGGACGGCTGGATGGGCGTGGGCTGGCCGGTGGAGTACGGCGGGCGCGGGTTCGGCGACGTCGAGCAGCTCATCTTCGCCAACGAGGCCGCCCGCGCGGACGTGCAGCTGCCGTCGGTGACGCTGCAGACGGTGGGTCCGACGCTGCAGGCCTACGGCACGCCGGAGCAGAAGGCGTTCTTCCTGCCGAAGATCCTGGCCGGGGAGATCCACTTCGCGATCGGCTACAGCGAACCGGACGCCGGCACCGATCTGGCCTCGTTGCGCACCAGCGCCGTGCGGGACGGCGGGGAGTTCGTGGTCAACGGCCAGAAGATCTTCACCACCGGCGCGCACGACGCGGACTACATCTGGCTGGCCTGCCGCACGAACCCGGACGCGCCCAAGCACAAGGGCATCTCGATCCTGATCGTCGACACGACCGATCCCGGCTACTCGTGGACGCCGATCATCACCTGCGACGGCGCCCACCACGTCAACGCCAGCTACTACCAGGACGTGCGGGTGCCGGAGTCGATGCTGGTGGGTGAGCTGGACCGCGGCTGGCGGCTGATCACCACGCAGCTCAACCACGAGCGCGTCATGCTCGGCCCGGCCGGACGGCTGGCAGGCCTGCGCGAGCGGGTGCGCGCCTGGGCCGGTTCCCGGACCGCACCGGACGGCACCCCGCTGCTCGACCAGCCCGACGTGCGCCGGGCGCTGGCCCGTGCGCGGGCCGACGAGCGGGTCAACGAGCTGCTGAACTGGCAGGTCGCCGCGGCCGCCGCGCACGGTCCGGTCGCCATCGCCGACGCCTCGGCGACCAAGGTGTTCTCCTCCGAGCGCATCCAGGAGCTGGGGCGGCTGCTGGCCGAGGTGGTGGGGCGGCACGGCGATCCGTCCGATCCGGACACCGCGGAACTGCTGTCCTGGCTGGACGTGCACAACAAGCGGAACCTGGTGCTGACCTTCGGTGGCGGGGTCAACGAGGTGCAGCGCGAACTGATCGCCACCGCCGGACTCGACCTGCCCCGAGTGCCCCGCTGA